One Paroedura picta isolate Pp20150507F chromosome 3, Ppicta_v3.0, whole genome shotgun sequence genomic window carries:
- the LOC143834366 gene encoding zinc finger protein RFP-like isoform X2, protein MASGSLVEEFCEETTCSICLEYFKEPVILDCGHNFCQACLTQCWTESDAGPSCPQCREVFQQKNFRPNRQLANFVDLVKKLEVERSTVGTEPGVCEQHQEPLKLFCKKEQTLICWLCDRSKKHKDHHTVMLDEAAQEYKDKIKAQQESLEQERNHLVTWKQSEEQGCLGCLTQVSMMMKETKHTFEQMHRFLEEKESLRLSQLRDLEKEMEDRHKENDGRFSEKISHLCSLLVEMERKCEQPADEFLQDIKSTWSRYEEKQVRRPESLFPRLEMKLRNWSLKLSALEKVMEDFKVSLDQAMNKEFCEEKQKKGNFTVLN, encoded by the exons ATGGCTAGTGGGAGCCTTGTTGAGGAGTTCTGTGAGGAAACCACTTGTTCAATCTGCTTGGAATACTTCAAAGAACCAGTGATTCTGGACTGCGGGCACAATTTCTGCCAAGCCTGCCTCACCCAGTGCTGGACGGAGTCAGACGCAGGCCCTTCCTGCCCGCAGTGCCGGGAAGTCTTCCAGCAAAAGAATTTCAGGCCGAACCGGCAGTTGGCGAACTTTGTCGACCTTGTCAAGAAACTTGAGGTGGAGAGAAGCACGGTGGGGACAGAGCCTGGCGTGTGTGAGCAGCATCAGGAGCCCCTGAAACTCTTCTGCAAGAAGGAGCAAACTCTCATCTGCTGGTTATGCGACAGATCCAAGAAGCACAAGGATCATCACACAGTTATGCTGGACGAGGCGGCCCAAGAGTATAAG GATAAAATCAAGGCTCAGCAGGAGTCTCTGGAGCAAGAAAGAAACCATCTTGTGACCTGGAAACAGTCGGAAGAGCAGGGATGCCTGGGGTGTCTG ACCCAGGTCTCCATGATGATGAAGGAGACAAAGCATACCTTTGAGCAAATGCACAGGTTTCTGGAAGAAAAGGAATCTCTCAGGCTGTCCCAGCTAAGAGATCTGGAGAAAGAGATGGAGGACAGGCACAAAGAAAATGATGGAAGATTCTCTGAGAAAAtttctcatctctgtagtctgcttGTAGAGATGGAGAGGAAGTGTGAGCAGCCAGCAGATGAATTCTTGCAG GACATCAAAAGTACCTGGAGCAG GTACGAGGAGAAACAAGTGAGGCGTCCAGAAAGCCTCTTTCCCAGGTTGGAAATGAAGCTCCGAAATTGGTCTCTGAAACTTTCTGCTCTGGAAAAAGTTATGGAAGACTTCAAAG TATCGCTGGACCAAGCAATGAATAAAG AGTTCTGCgaggaaaaacagaaaaaaggtaATTTTACGGTACTGAACTGA
- the LOC143834366 gene encoding zinc finger protein RFP-like isoform X1: MASGSLVEEFCEETTCSICLEYFKEPVILDCGHNFCQACLTQCWTESDAGPSCPQCREVFQQKNFRPNRQLANFVDLVKKLEVERSTVGTEPGVCEQHQEPLKLFCKKEQTLICWLCDRSKKHKDHHTVMLDEAAQEYKDKIKAQQESLEQERNHLVTWKQSEEQGCLGCLTQVSMMMKETKHTFEQMHRFLEEKESLRLSQLRDLEKEMEDRHKENDGRFSEKISHLCSLLVEMERKCEQPADEFLQDIKSTWSRYEEKQVRRPESLFPRLEMKLRNWSLKLSALEKVMEDFKVSLDQAMNKEFCEEKQKKDPQVEKVQDAIRKRSLRRQRYFMESFRKRNVDRCCNSQEEGES; this comes from the exons ATGGCTAGTGGGAGCCTTGTTGAGGAGTTCTGTGAGGAAACCACTTGTTCAATCTGCTTGGAATACTTCAAAGAACCAGTGATTCTGGACTGCGGGCACAATTTCTGCCAAGCCTGCCTCACCCAGTGCTGGACGGAGTCAGACGCAGGCCCTTCCTGCCCGCAGTGCCGGGAAGTCTTCCAGCAAAAGAATTTCAGGCCGAACCGGCAGTTGGCGAACTTTGTCGACCTTGTCAAGAAACTTGAGGTGGAGAGAAGCACGGTGGGGACAGAGCCTGGCGTGTGTGAGCAGCATCAGGAGCCCCTGAAACTCTTCTGCAAGAAGGAGCAAACTCTCATCTGCTGGTTATGCGACAGATCCAAGAAGCACAAGGATCATCACACAGTTATGCTGGACGAGGCGGCCCAAGAGTATAAG GATAAAATCAAGGCTCAGCAGGAGTCTCTGGAGCAAGAAAGAAACCATCTTGTGACCTGGAAACAGTCGGAAGAGCAGGGATGCCTGGGGTGTCTG ACCCAGGTCTCCATGATGATGAAGGAGACAAAGCATACCTTTGAGCAAATGCACAGGTTTCTGGAAGAAAAGGAATCTCTCAGGCTGTCCCAGCTAAGAGATCTGGAGAAAGAGATGGAGGACAGGCACAAAGAAAATGATGGAAGATTCTCTGAGAAAAtttctcatctctgtagtctgcttGTAGAGATGGAGAGGAAGTGTGAGCAGCCAGCAGATGAATTCTTGCAG GACATCAAAAGTACCTGGAGCAG GTACGAGGAGAAACAAGTGAGGCGTCCAGAAAGCCTCTTTCCCAGGTTGGAAATGAAGCTCCGAAATTGGTCTCTGAAACTTTCTGCTCTGGAAAAAGTTATGGAAGACTTCAAAG TATCGCTGGACCAAGCAATGAATAAAG AGTTCTGCgaggaaaaacagaaaaaag ATCCACAGGTAGAGAAGGTTCAGGATGCTATTCGGAAGAGATCTCTGAGAAGGCAAAGATACTTCATGGAAAGTTTTCGAAAGAGGAATGTTGACAGATGTTGCAACAgtcaggaagaaggggaaagttaG